A section of the Clostridium felsineum DSM 794 genome encodes:
- a CDS encoding PadR family transcriptional regulator, whose amino-acid sequence MHRNELDIKEEEKKLYEEYKQKLAEIRKIKKEGEAVGQVFTKGLLPLYVLFILSLGATNGNDIANQIGKRTNGLWIPSTGGIYPILKKMEKKKLILGKWNDESKKKQKIYSITDIGLTELENRKYLLKDRISDALHVFEIVYRDLYEK is encoded by the coding sequence ATGCATAGAAATGAATTAGATATTAAAGAAGAAGAAAAGAAACTTTATGAAGAGTATAAACAGAAACTTGCAGAGATAAGAAAAATAAAAAAAGAGGGAGAAGCAGTTGGGCAGGTATTTACAAAAGGTCTGCTTCCTCTTTATGTTCTTTTTATATTGAGTTTAGGAGCTACTAATGGTAATGATATTGCAAATCAAATAGGTAAAAGAACAAATGGATTATGGATTCCAAGTACAGGTGGAATATATCCAATACTAAAGAAAATGGAAAAGAAGAAATTAATATTAGGAAAATGGAATGATGAAAGTAAGAAAAAACAAAAAATATACAGTATAACAGATATAGGTCTAACTGAACTTGAGAATAGGAAATATCTTTTAAAAGATAGGATAAGTGATGCACTTCATGTTTTTGAAATAGTCTATAGAGATTTATATGAAAAATAA
- the hisH gene encoding imidazole glycerol phosphate synthase subunit HisH: protein MNKKIAIVDYGMGNLLSVKKALDYIGANSFITSDAEKLKKSDAIILPGVGAFPDAIESLKKNGLNKIITNEAKEEKPFLGICLGMQLLFEESEEVTKTKGLGLIKGRIIKIKTEFKIPQIGWNSINIPKECELLKGVLEKSYVYFVHSYCAALENKDNLNAYCDYGAKIPAVVSSKNVFGIQFHPEKSGEIGLKMLKNFWELI, encoded by the coding sequence ATGAATAAAAAAATAGCCATAGTAGATTATGGTATGGGAAATCTTCTTAGTGTTAAAAAGGCACTTGACTATATTGGGGCAAATTCATTCATAACTTCAGATGCAGAAAAGCTTAAAAAAAGTGATGCAATAATACTTCCAGGGGTGGGAGCATTTCCGGATGCTATTGAGAGCCTAAAGAAAAATGGATTAAATAAAATAATTACCAATGAAGCTAAAGAGGAAAAACCGTTTCTAGGAATATGCCTTGGAATGCAGCTTTTGTTTGAAGAAAGTGAAGAGGTTACTAAAACAAAGGGACTTGGACTTATAAAGGGTAGAATTATAAAAATAAAAACAGAGTTTAAGATTCCACAGATTGGATGGAACAGCATTAATATACCCAAAGAGTGTGAATTGTTAAAAGGAGTTTTAGAGAAAAGCTACGTATATTTTGTACATTCATATTGTGCAGCTTTAGAAAATAAAGATAATTTAAATGCATATTGTGACTATGGTGCTAAAATCCCAGCTGTAGTAAGTAGTAAAAATGTATTTGGAATTCAGTTTCACCCAGAAAAAAGTGGAGAAATTGGACTTAAAATGCTTAAAAACTTTTGGGAGTTGATATAA
- a CDS encoding DegV family protein yields the protein MEKIAIITDTTADLTTEFIKEHNINVLSFRIIYRDREYKDKVDITSEEVYKNFEIEVPKSSMPALQDMEELYQKLEEEGYTHAIGITLSSGLSGIFNGLKMIAEEHNKIKSFIYDSKLISLGEGAIVEECVRMLENNKSFDEIVNEIPEIRKRIHLFFVVGTLDYLRKGGRIGKIAGTIGKLLNIKPIVSVDENGVYYAYDKVRGRKQSLNRVLEIAKDITKENNCRAYVMHGHAEEETREFFEKIKGLPNINNAMYNGCISPVSGVHSGPGLVGLVLLEE from the coding sequence ATGGAGAAAATAGCTATTATAACGGATACTACAGCAGATTTAACAACTGAGTTTATAAAGGAACATAATATAAATGTACTATCCTTTAGAATTATATACAGGGATAGGGAATATAAGGATAAGGTAGATATAACATCTGAAGAAGTATATAAAAATTTTGAAATTGAGGTACCTAAGTCTTCTATGCCAGCACTTCAAGATATGGAGGAGTTATATCAAAAGCTTGAAGAAGAAGGCTATACACATGCGATAGGGATAACACTTTCAAGTGGTCTTTCTGGAATATTCAATGGGCTTAAAATGATTGCGGAGGAACATAATAAAATTAAATCGTTTATATATGATTCAAAGCTAATATCCTTAGGTGAAGGGGCTATAGTTGAAGAATGTGTAAGAATGCTTGAGAATAATAAAAGCTTTGATGAAATTGTAAATGAAATACCTGAAATCAGAAAAAGAATACATTTGTTTTTTGTTGTTGGAACACTTGACTATTTAAGAAAAGGTGGTAGAATAGGAAAAATAGCAGGAACTATAGGAAAACTTTTAAATATTAAACCTATAGTTTCAGTAGATGAAAATGGAGTCTATTACGCTTATGACAAGGTTCGAGGAAGAAAACAGTCACTTAATAGAGTGCTTGAAATAGCAAAAGATATAACAAAAGAAAATAATTGTAGAGCATATGTTATGCATGGTCATGCGGAAGAAGAAACAAGGGAATTCTTTGAAAAAATAAAAGGACTTCCGAATATAAATAATGCCATGTATAATGGATGTATAAGTCCGGTTTCAGGAGTTCATAGTGGACCAGGGCTTGTAGGACTTGTACTATTAGAGGAATAA
- a CDS encoding single-stranded DNA-binding protein — MNKILLIGRMTKDPSIKQFENTGNNRCNFTIAVRKRTKNNNGENEADFISITVWGKTAENVAKYMKKGYLVGVSGRLQVRSYDDVNGNKKYITEVVGEEVQFLESKKEAV, encoded by the coding sequence ATGAATAAGATACTTTTGATAGGAAGAATGACCAAGGATCCAAGTATTAAGCAATTTGAAAACACAGGAAATAACAGATGCAATTTTACTATTGCAGTAAGAAAAAGAACAAAGAATAATAATGGAGAAAATGAAGCTGATTTTATTTCAATTACAGTATGGGGAAAAACAGCTGAGAATGTTGCTAAATATATGAAAAAGGGATATCTTGTTGGTGTGTCAGGAAGATTACAGGTTAGAAGCTATGATGATGTAAATGGAAATAAAAAATATATTACTGAAGTAGTTGGAGAAGAAGTTCAATTTTTAGAAAGTAAAAAAGAAGCGGTTTAG
- the hisE gene encoding phosphoribosyl-ATP diphosphatase: MNEILSKLYSVIEDRKNNPIEGSYTNYLFDKGIDKILKKVGEETTEVIIASKDDNKEDLINEMCDVIYHTLVLLNYKNIKLEDIEKELEKRNEKICNKKQERRPIENI; encoded by the coding sequence ATGAATGAAATATTAAGTAAACTTTATTCTGTTATAGAAGATAGAAAGAATAATCCTATTGAAGGCTCGTATACAAATTATCTTTTTGATAAGGGAATTGATAAAATATTAAAAAAAGTAGGAGAAGAAACTACAGAGGTTATAATAGCTTCAAAGGATGATAATAAAGAAGATTTAATAAATGAAATGTGCGATGTTATATATCATACCTTGGTACTTTTAAATTATAAAAATATAAAACTTGAAGATATTGAAAAAGAGCTTGAAAAAAGAAATGAGAAGATTTGCAACAAAAAACAAGAGAGAAGACCTATTGAAAATATATAG
- a CDS encoding manganese efflux pump MntP, translating to MNIYSLFMIAIALSLDAFGVALSIGLDNSVKRNNKILFSISFGFFQFLCTFIGAYSGFLFNTYITYLPQIIGGIIIAFVGMFMIKEGFEDKEEKFLLNFKMYFVLGISVSIDAAVIGFTMFNKISSNSIIFMDSIFIGIITLILSAVAFILSRYLKKITLVCKYADYIGGIILILFGIKMMFF from the coding sequence ATGAATATATACTCGCTATTCATGATTGCAATAGCATTGTCATTAGATGCATTTGGAGTTGCTCTTAGCATAGGACTTGATAATTCCGTAAAAAGGAATAATAAAATATTATTTTCTATTTCTTTCGGATTCTTTCAATTTTTATGCACATTTATAGGAGCTTACTCAGGATTTCTTTTTAATACATACATAACATATTTGCCTCAGATTATTGGGGGTATAATAATTGCTTTTGTGGGTATGTTCATGATAAAGGAAGGCTTTGAGGACAAAGAAGAGAAGTTTTTATTGAATTTTAAAATGTATTTTGTTCTTGGTATTTCTGTAAGTATAGATGCAGCTGTAATTGGATTTACTATGTTTAATAAAATTTCAAGCAATTCAATTATATTTATGGATTCTATATTTATAGGAATAATAACATTAATTCTTTCTGCTGTAGCGTTTATTCTGTCAAGATATTTGAAAAAAATAACATTAGTATGCAAGTATGCTGATTATATAGGTGGAATTATACTTATTTTGTTTGGAATAAAAATGATGTTTTTTTAA
- a CDS encoding DUF6762 family protein has translation MDFTSLVLFEKKENDNSFLKEIGSYEVNDGAEYIVKMYYNGDNIKAWFNTKNDVEDWEYSAYYDLLNKQVFLEKDFNITEVEDEYNPTWLVEFDFIEEHSDMLYRINELCSLIKKEMDRISNDMKGKKEEYI, from the coding sequence ATGGATTTTACGTCTTTAGTTTTATTTGAAAAAAAAGAAAATGACAATAGTTTTTTAAAGGAAATTGGAAGTTATGAGGTTAACGATGGAGCTGAGTATATAGTTAAAATGTACTATAATGGGGATAATATAAAAGCATGGTTTAATACTAAAAATGATGTAGAGGATTGGGAGTATTCTGCTTATTACGATCTTTTAAATAAACAAGTATTCTTAGAAAAAGATTTTAATATAACAGAAGTAGAAGATGAATACAATCCAACTTGGCTTGTTGAATTTGATTTTATAGAGGAACATAGTGATATGTTATATAGAATAAACGAACTTTGCAGTTTGATAAAAAAAGAAATGGATAGAATATCTAATGATATGAAAGGGAAAAAAGAAGAGTACATTTAA
- the trhA gene encoding PAQR family membrane homeostasis protein TrhA: MVGSALAIAAIVILVVFAVKHQSAWYVVSYAVYGACLFILYLFSTLYHSIFNKKAKKVFRIFDHASIYILIAGTYTPFSLTVLRKHGGWIIFSVVWIAAIIGIVIKVFYCGKFEKLSTLLYVVMGWMIVIYFKALLLSMPFAGIAFLVAGGIVYTLGALLFLFDKIPYNHAIWHLFVMAGSICHFFAVLYIQ; this comes from the coding sequence ATGGTAGGATCAGCTTTAGCAATTGCTGCAATTGTAATCTTAGTAGTTTTTGCAGTGAAACATCAAAGTGCCTGGTATGTTGTTAGCTACGCTGTTTATGGTGCTTGTCTTTTTATACTTTATTTATTTTCTACTTTATATCACAGTATATTTAATAAAAAAGCAAAAAAAGTATTTAGAATATTTGATCATGCATCTATATACATATTAATTGCAGGAACGTATACACCATTTTCACTAACAGTGCTTAGAAAACATGGAGGATGGATAATATTCTCAGTTGTTTGGATAGCAGCGATTATAGGAATAGTAATTAAGGTTTTTTATTGTGGTAAGTTTGAAAAATTGTCAACCCTACTTTATGTAGTAATGGGTTGGATGATAGTAATATATTTCAAAGCATTACTATTATCAATGCCTTTTGCAGGTATAGCATTTTTAGTTGCAGGAGGAATAGTATACACGCTTGGAGCATTACTATTTCTATTTGATAAAATACCATACAACCACGCCATCTGGCACCTATTTGTAATGGCTGGCAGCATCTGTCACTTCTTTGCTGTGCTTTATATACAATAA
- the hisF gene encoding imidazole glycerol phosphate synthase subunit HisF — MLTKRIIPCLDVDMGRVVKGINFIDLKDVGDPVEIADFYNKEGADEIVFLDISATNEGRNTMIEVVRRTAEKVFIPLTVGGGIRNTDDFKNILRAGADKISINSAAIRDPKLISLAAKRFGSQCVVVAVDARRNEENGSFNVFINGGRVDTGIDAIEWVKKCERLGAGEILLTSMDADGTKNGYDIALTRAVCDSVRIPVIASGGCGKLKDFSDVFNKTSADAALVASLFHYKEYTVRDVKSYLKENNISVRL, encoded by the coding sequence ATGCTTACAAAACGAATAATACCCTGCCTTGATGTTGATATGGGAAGGGTTGTGAAGGGAATTAATTTTATCGATCTTAAAGATGTAGGAGATCCAGTTGAAATAGCTGATTTTTATAATAAAGAGGGCGCGGATGAAATAGTTTTTTTAGATATAAGTGCTACCAATGAAGGTAGAAATACAATGATAGAAGTAGTAAGGAGAACGGCAGAAAAGGTATTTATACCACTTACTGTAGGAGGAGGAATAAGAAATACTGATGATTTTAAAAATATATTAAGAGCTGGAGCAGATAAAATTTCTATTAATTCCGCAGCAATAAGGGATCCAAAACTTATAAGTTTAGCTGCTAAAAGATTTGGAAGTCAGTGTGTTGTGGTTGCAGTGGACGCAAGAAGAAATGAAGAGAATGGAAGTTTTAATGTTTTTATAAATGGTGGAAGAGTGGATACAGGAATAGATGCTATAGAATGGGTGAAGAAATGTGAAAGACTTGGAGCAGGAGAAATACTTCTTACAAGCATGGATGCAGATGGTACTAAAAATGGATACGATATAGCTCTTACGAGAGCAGTATGTGATTCTGTTAGAATACCAGTCATAGCTTCAGGAGGCTGTGGAAAGTTAAAGGATTTTAGTGATGTGTTTAATAAAACTTCAGCAGATGCAGCGCTTGTAGCATCCCTTTTTCACTATAAGGAATATACAGTACGTGATGTGAAAAGTTACTTAAAAGAAAATAATATTAGTGTTAGATTGTAA
- the hisB gene encoding imidazoleglycerol-phosphate dehydratase HisB, which translates to MVELNLDGEGKYEIDTGIGFFDHMLSLFSKHALIDLKVKAVGDLIVDSHHTVEDVGIVIGECIKEALGDKKSINRYGTAFVPMDESLCQVSMDISGRAFLVFQGEFTAEKLGEFQTEMVEEFFRAVAFNAGITLHMTVLYGKNNHHMIEGLFKAFARSLSEAIYKNPRIKGVMSTKGTI; encoded by the coding sequence ATGGTTGAGTTGAATTTAGATGGTGAAGGAAAATATGAAATAGACACAGGAATAGGCTTTTTTGATCATATGTTAAGTCTTTTTAGTAAGCATGCACTTATAGATCTAAAGGTAAAAGCAGTGGGAGATCTTATTGTTGATAGTCACCATACAGTAGAAGATGTAGGTATAGTTATAGGTGAATGTATAAAAGAAGCATTAGGTGATAAAAAATCAATAAATAGATATGGAACAGCATTTGTACCTATGGATGAAAGCTTGTGTCAGGTTTCAATGGATATAAGCGGAAGAGCATTTTTGGTGTTTCAGGGTGAATTTACAGCAGAAAAGCTTGGGGAATTTCAAACGGAAATGGTAGAAGAATTTTTCAGGGCAGTAGCTTTTAATGCTGGTATAACACTTCATATGACAGTGCTTTATGGAAAAAACAATCATCATATGATAGAGGGATTGTTTAAAGCATTCGCTAGATCTTTAAGTGAAGCAATCTATAAAAATCCTAGAATAAAGGGTGTTATGTCAACAAAAGGAACTATATAA
- the hisA gene encoding 1-(5-phosphoribosyl)-5-[(5-phosphoribosylamino)methylideneamino]imidazole-4-carboxamide isomerase has protein sequence MIILPAVDIRQGKCVRLYQGIFEKSSVVAESPVITAKSFEKAGAKFIHVVDLDGALEGEVVNLEAIENIIKATKVPVELGGGIRNIKTVDKLINIGVKRVILGTAALKDREFTKKAVKEYGNSIAVGIDAKSGYVAVDGWLSVSEVNYIEFAKVMEDIGINNIILTDISKDGTLNGPNFEMLKELNSSVRCNITASGGIKDLDDLVKLSEMNIYGAIVGKAIYSNKVDLKKAVESIEVR, from the coding sequence ATGATAATTTTACCAGCAGTAGATATAAGACAAGGAAAATGTGTGAGGCTTTATCAAGGGATATTTGAAAAATCCAGTGTTGTTGCAGAAAGTCCAGTTATAACTGCAAAATCTTTTGAAAAAGCAGGTGCAAAATTCATACATGTAGTTGATTTAGATGGAGCCTTAGAAGGAGAGGTTGTAAATCTTGAGGCTATTGAAAATATAATAAAGGCTACAAAAGTACCTGTAGAGTTAGGTGGAGGAATAAGAAATATAAAAACAGTAGATAAGCTTATAAATATAGGAGTTAAAAGAGTTATATTAGGTACAGCAGCTTTAAAGGATAGGGAGTTCACAAAAAAAGCTGTGAAAGAATACGGTAATAGTATAGCCGTAGGAATAGATGCAAAGAGTGGATATGTAGCAGTAGATGGCTGGCTTAGCGTAAGTGAAGTAAACTATATAGAATTCGCGAAAGTAATGGAAGACATAGGAATAAATAATATAATATTAACGGATATAAGTAAGGATGGAACCTTAAATGGACCAAATTTTGAAATGCTAAAAGAGCTAAATAGCAGTGTAAGATGTAATATAACAGCTTCAGGAGGAATAAAGGACTTAGATGATTTAGTGAAGTTAAGTGAGATGAATATATATGGGGCTATTGTTGGTAAAGCAATATATAGTAACAAGGTGGATTTGAAAAAGGCTGTAGAAAGCATAGAGGTGAGGTGA
- the hisI gene encoding phosphoribosyl-AMP cyclohydrolase produces MSYEEVLKMMDFSKGLVPAIVQDYENNEVLMLAYMDKEALKRTIETGKTWFFSRSRKTYWNKGETSGHFQYVKSISIDCDCDTLLVKVDQIGAACHTGNRSCFYRGINGGIK; encoded by the coding sequence TTGAGTTATGAAGAGGTATTAAAAATGATGGATTTCTCAAAAGGGCTTGTGCCAGCCATAGTTCAAGATTATGAAAATAATGAAGTATTAATGCTTGCGTATATGGATAAAGAGGCTCTTAAGAGAACTATTGAAACAGGTAAGACATGGTTTTTTAGTAGATCAAGAAAAACCTATTGGAATAAAGGTGAAACTTCAGGGCATTTTCAGTATGTAAAAAGTATAAGTATAGATTGTGATTGTGATACTTTGCTTGTAAAAGTTGATCAAATAGGAGCGGCATGTCACACAGGAAACAGAAGCTGTTTTTATAGAGGAATTAATGGAGGGATAAAATAA
- the tkt gene encoding transketolase, translating to MNIDQLSINTIRVLSAEAIEKANSGHPGTPLGAAPMAYTLWSKYLKHNPSNPKWINRDRFVLSAGHASMLLYSLLHLFGYKVSIEDLKKFRQWESITPGHPEYGVTEGVEISTGPLGQGIANGVGMAIAEAHLASKFNKDGLDIVDHYTYVLSGDGCMMEGISSEAASLAGTLGLSKLIVIYDDNDISIEGNTDIAFRENVGERFKAYNWNVINVDNGTDISKIGEAIEKAKSQNDKPSIIIAKTVIGFGSPNEGTAGVHGSPLGEEGVKGLKKNLAWNYEEDFYVPEEVKNHMKELQKTFEKNEKAWNELLNKYKEKYPDLFDEFNAWMSGKVKVNLDEIDAFKELEKPMATRDSSGKALNIIANEVSNLIGGSADLAPSNKTYMNGKGDFSAEDRNGTNLHFGVREHAMAAIANGISAHGGLKIFVSTFFVFSDYMKGAIRMSAIMNLPVIYVLTHDSIGVGEDGPTHEPVEQLAALRSIPNLTVFRPCDSKETVEAWKYAVEREDGPTVLVLTRQKLPLYDETGKGLLKGAYILKDSKKDVPDMLLMASGSEVELVYKAQEELLENGIDSRVISVPSFELFDKQDKAYKESIMPNKVRARVAVEAASSFGWHKYTGIDGEVISIDHFGASAPAEILFEKFGFTKENVIKTSEEVLKNNK from the coding sequence ATGAACATTGATCAATTATCAATAAACACCATAAGGGTTTTATCAGCTGAAGCAATAGAAAAGGCTAATTCAGGTCATCCAGGAACTCCACTTGGAGCAGCACCTATGGCATATACACTCTGGTCAAAGTATTTAAAGCATAACCCTTCAAATCCTAAATGGATCAATAGAGACAGATTTGTCTTATCTGCAGGTCACGCATCTATGCTATTATATTCACTTCTTCATTTATTTGGCTATAAAGTTTCAATAGAAGATTTAAAGAAGTTTAGACAATGGGAAAGTATCACACCAGGACATCCAGAATATGGAGTAACTGAAGGTGTTGAAATCAGTACAGGACCACTAGGTCAAGGAATAGCTAATGGAGTAGGTATGGCTATTGCTGAGGCACATCTTGCGTCAAAATTCAATAAAGATGGTCTTGATATAGTAGATCATTATACATATGTTTTAAGTGGAGATGGCTGTATGATGGAAGGAATATCTAGTGAAGCTGCATCGCTTGCTGGAACATTAGGTCTATCAAAACTTATAGTAATATATGATGATAATGATATTTCTATAGAAGGAAATACGGATATAGCTTTCAGAGAAAATGTTGGAGAACGTTTTAAAGCATATAATTGGAATGTAATAAACGTTGATAATGGAACTGATATTAGTAAAATAGGTGAGGCAATTGAAAAGGCAAAAAGTCAAAATGATAAGCCATCAATTATTATAGCTAAAACAGTAATTGGTTTTGGATCACCTAATGAAGGAACTGCAGGCGTACATGGATCACCTCTTGGAGAAGAAGGGGTAAAGGGCTTAAAGAAAAACTTAGCTTGGAATTATGAAGAAGATTTTTATGTTCCAGAAGAAGTAAAAAATCATATGAAAGAACTTCAGAAAACTTTTGAAAAAAATGAAAAAGCTTGGAATGAACTTCTTAACAAATATAAAGAAAAATATCCAGATTTATTTGATGAATTTAATGCTTGGATGAGCGGTAAGGTAAAAGTTAATTTAGATGAGATTGATGCATTTAAAGAATTAGAAAAACCAATGGCAACAAGAGATTCATCAGGAAAAGCTTTAAATATAATAGCAAATGAGGTTTCTAATTTAATAGGAGGTTCTGCTGATTTAGCGCCATCTAATAAAACATATATGAATGGTAAAGGTGATTTTTCAGCTGAAGATAGAAACGGAACAAATCTTCATTTTGGAGTAAGAGAGCATGCTATGGCTGCTATTGCAAATGGAATATCTGCACATGGTGGACTTAAAATATTTGTATCAACCTTCTTCGTATTCAGCGATTATATGAAGGGTGCAATAAGAATGTCTGCTATAATGAATCTTCCTGTTATATATGTACTTACACATGATAGTATAGGAGTAGGAGAAGATGGACCAACACATGAACCAGTAGAACAATTAGCAGCACTTAGAAGTATACCTAATTTAACAGTGTTTAGACCTTGCGATTCAAAGGAAACTGTAGAAGCTTGGAAATATGCTGTAGAAAGAGAAGATGGACCTACAGTTCTTGTACTTACAAGACAAAAGCTTCCTTTATATGACGAAACAGGGAAGGGTTTATTAAAAGGAGCATATATATTAAAAGATTCTAAAAAGGATGTTCCTGATATGCTTCTTATGGCTTCAGGATCAGAAGTAGAATTAGTATATAAAGCACAAGAAGAGCTTTTGGAAAATGGAATAGATTCAAGAGTTATAAGTGTTCCATCCTTTGAACTTTTTGATAAACAAGATAAAGCATATAAAGAAAGCATCATGCCAAATAAGGTTAGAGCCCGTGTTGCAGTAGAGGCGGCTTCATCATTTGGATGGCATAAGTATACTGGAATTGATGGAGAAGTTATTTCAATAGATCATTTTGGAGCTTCTGCACCAGCTGAAATATTGTTTGAAAAATTTGGATTTACAAAAGAAAATGTTATAAAAACAAGCGAAGAAGTATTAAAAAACAATAAATAG
- a CDS encoding Fur family transcriptional regulator has protein sequence MDLKTYLKSYNIKVTKCRLKVLKILSDANDALTVEKIYKTCNDEGKIADLSTVYRSLDLFEEKNVVSKVDLGNGKYSYKIKGETHKHILKCNMCNKEIEIECPMDQVEEIIKNKTGFVLIDHELKMKALCKDCMDKANNEKKV, from the coding sequence ATGGATTTAAAAACTTATTTAAAAAGTTACAATATTAAGGTTACTAAATGTAGGCTTAAAGTATTAAAAATATTGAGTGATGCAAATGATGCTCTTACAGTTGAAAAGATATATAAAACTTGTAATGATGAGGGTAAGATTGCAGATTTATCTACGGTTTATAGAAGTTTGGATTTATTTGAAGAGAAAAATGTAGTTAGTAAGGTTGATTTAGGTAATGGCAAATATAGTTACAAAATAAAAGGAGAAACACATAAGCATATATTAAAATGCAATATGTGTAATAAGGAAATAGAAATAGAATGTCCAATGGATCAAGTAGAGGAAATTATAAAGAATAAGACAGGTTTTGTCTTAATAGATCATGAATTAAAAATGAAAGCACTTTGTAAAGATTGTATGGATAAAGCAAATAATGAGAAAAAGGTATAA
- a CDS encoding rhomboid family intramembrane serine protease: MNKSEKYIIESLCNRGQCSLEEFIYGQKQLEFWGVSFVHNEILNYVIFSDEDKFKYIDYSNIRDKKIEDINSENIIKVLLVDNNNSWKQYAEDHGKGKLIVINHLQNSIVYADKTGTNITQILGLFLNELKTSKQKTKSNMTITWTLIIVNVIVYGVTALLSQNIFNINNNVLNLMGAKNDLLIDSGQYYRLITCMFLHGSIIHIASNMYSLYCMGYMLEEIYGKVKYLAIYFVSGITASIFSYFFSRGGISVGASGAIFGLLGAAFIFGFKLRKRIGKGLLTNIASVLALNIFISVSVPNIDIFAHMGGFIGGVIIATILGRKIWIKQ, encoded by the coding sequence ATGAATAAGTCAGAAAAATATATAATTGAAAGTCTGTGTAACAGGGGACAATGTTCCCTTGAAGAATTTATATATGGACAAAAACAGTTAGAGTTTTGGGGTGTTTCGTTTGTACACAATGAAATTTTAAATTATGTTATTTTTTCAGATGAAGATAAATTTAAGTACATTGATTATTCGAACATAAGGGATAAAAAAATTGAAGACATTAATAGTGAAAATATTATTAAAGTATTATTAGTGGATAACAATAATTCATGGAAACAATACGCTGAGGATCATGGCAAAGGAAAGCTTATAGTAATAAACCATTTACAAAATAGCATAGTTTATGCAGATAAAACAGGAACTAATATTACACAAATATTAGGTTTGTTTTTAAATGAACTCAAAACCTCAAAACAAAAAACAAAAAGTAATATGACTATAACATGGACGTTAATTATAGTAAACGTGATAGTATATGGGGTTACAGCCTTGCTTTCCCAAAATATATTTAATATAAATAACAATGTTCTTAATCTTATGGGGGCAAAAAACGATTTATTAATAGATAGTGGACAATATTATAGGTTGATAACATGTATGTTTTTACATGGAAGCATAATACATATCGCCTCAAATATGTATTCGTTGTATTGTATGGGGTATATGCTTGAAGAGATTTATGGCAAAGTAAAATATTTAGCTATATACTTTGTATCAGGAATTACAGCATCAATATTCAGCTACTTTTTTAGTAGAGGTGGCATATCAGTTGGTGCATCTGGGGCTATTTTTGGGCTTCTAGGAGCAGCGTTTATATTTGGGTTTAAACTTAGAAAAAGAATAGGAAAAGGACTCCTTACAAATATTGCAAGTGTTTTGGCATTAAATATATTTATAAGTGTAAGTGTACCTAATATAGATATTTTTGCGCATATGGGTGGATTTATAGGAGGAGTTATTATAGCAACTATACTTGGTAGAAAAATATGGATAAAACAATAA